The following coding sequences are from one Devosia yakushimensis window:
- a CDS encoding LysE family transporter gives MDFPWFEFAGLMLAFGINAVIPGADFATVLRQSIVHDRRAALFTSAGIATSILVHGSYTLLGVGLIVGQSLLLFNILKWIGAAYLIWLAISALRSPPPRPPEAGDLAGARRGDFAAFGLGFLTNLLNPKAVLFFLALFTSLVSAHTGGDVKVIYVLAMSLMLFAWFALVSIFFTTPSVRQGFFRFGRWFNRVTGITFILLAVRVAIAQQH, from the coding sequence ATGGATTTTCCCTGGTTCGAATTTGCCGGCCTGATGCTGGCCTTCGGCATCAATGCAGTTATCCCCGGCGCCGATTTCGCCACGGTGCTGCGCCAATCCATCGTGCATGACCGGCGCGCGGCCCTGTTCACCTCGGCCGGCATTGCCACCTCGATCCTGGTCCATGGCAGCTATACCCTGCTGGGCGTTGGCCTGATCGTCGGGCAATCCCTGTTATTGTTCAATATTCTCAAGTGGATAGGCGCGGCCTATTTGATCTGGCTGGCCATTTCGGCGCTGCGCAGTCCACCGCCCAGGCCGCCCGAAGCGGGTGATCTTGCAGGCGCCAGGCGCGGTGACTTCGCCGCCTTCGGCCTTGGCTTCCTCACCAATCTGCTCAACCCCAAGGCCGTGCTGTTCTTCCTGGCGCTGTTCACCAGCCTGGTCTCGGCCCATACCGGCGGCGACGTTAAAGTTATCTACGTGCTGGCCATGAGCCTTATGCTTTTTGCCTGGTTCGCATTGGTCTCGATTTTCTTTACGACACCCTCTGTACGGCAAGGCTTTTTCCGGTTCGGCCGGTGGTTTAATCGGGTAACCGGCATTACATTCATCC